GTAAAAAAAATGACTAATCAATGTAGGGTATTTTTTTATATAACTGTATTATAAATAGAGGCCGAATTAAAGGTTGTAGTAAATAAGAGTAAGTATATAGTCTTGTTCGGTATAAAAATTGTTCTTTTAATAATTATTTAGACTTAGTACGTATTATGACCTTCAAACGAATTTTAAGTACTAATTAACAATTTGAATAGTTACTATAAAGTAGATTTACATTGATATGAAAAAGATTATTGTAGTTGTATTCCTAATATTTTCAGGAATTAATTGGGTAAGTGCTCAAGAGTGGTTAACCAATTTTGAAGAAGCAAAAAGAATCGCACAGGAAAATGATAAAAATATAATTTTGGTGTTTGCCGGTTCAGATTGGTGTGCACCTTGTATTAAATTAGAGAAACAGATTTTAAATACAGAGGAATTTCAGGGATATGCCAAAAAACATTACGTATTATTAAAAGCAGATTTTCCACGAAAGAAAAAAAACCAATTACCCGAAGCTTTACAGCATCAGAATAATGCATTGGCAGAGAAATATAATAAAAGTGGAGGTTTTCCATTAGTTGTTGTTTTAGATAAAAATGGTAAAAAAATGGGAGCGATTGGTTATAAAAAAGTAACACCAAATACATACTTAGAAATGCTAAGTACAATGATTAAATAATATTTTGAGATTTTTCTTTACCCTTTTATTCCTTGCTACGATAAGTAGTAGTTTTTCACAACAAATATATAAACGTACCCTAAAACTAATGGGAAGTCGTTTTGATATTACTGTTGTCGAAAAAGATAAAACAACAGCTAATCAATCCATAGATATTGCTGTCGAAGAAATTCAGAGAATCGAAAAATTGATTTCTTCGTGGGATAAAAACTCTCAAACTTCTTTAATTAATAACAATGCAGGGATTAACCCAGTGAAAGTTGATGCAGAACTTTTCGACCTAATATTTAGAGCTATTCAGATTTCTAAATTAACAGATGGCGCATTTGATATTAGTTATGCATCTATGGATCGAATTTGGAAATTTGATAATAGCATGAAAAAAATGCCTTCTGAAGAAGAAATTAAAGCATCAGTAGCAAGAGTAGGGTACAAGTATATTGTTTTAGATAAAAAGAAATCTACAGTATTTCTAACCCAAAAGGGGATGAAGATAGGGTTTGGAGCTATTGGAAAAGGATATGCAGCAGATAAGGCCAAAAATCTCCTAATAAGTAAAGGAGTAAAGGCCGGAATCATAAACGCCTCTGGAGATATGAATACCTGGGGAAAACAACCCGACGAAAGCGAGTGGAAAGTTGCAATTACCAATCCTTTGAATAAAAATAATGCATTTGCACTATTACCAGTAGTAGAAAAAGCAGTAGTGACTTCTGGTAATTATGAAAAATACGTAATTTTAGATGGTAAACGGTATTCTCATATTATAGATCCCAGAACAGGATATCCATCTACTGGTATTGTAAGCGCTACAGTTTTTGCTCCAAAAGCTGAGTTGGCAGATGCATTGGCAACTTCTGTTTTTGTGATGGGAATTGAAACGGGATTAAATAGAATCAATCAATTAAAAGGGATTGAATGTATTATAATTGATGACCAGGGAAATATTTATACCTCTGATCATATTAAGATAGATAATAAATAACAATAATTCTTATAAAACGTACTTTATGAATAAGTTGATACCAATACTTTTAGTACTAGTACTTTTTCTTAACTCATGTGTAGCTGTAAAAGAATACGAAAAAGTACAAATCAATGATCCTGATATGGAATTAGCACTTAAAAAAATTGATCGTTTTGAAACTAATTTTCAGGCATATAGAGAATCTGCTGCTGGAGCAAATGGAGGAAAAACAGGTGGAGGATGTGGTTGTAATTAAGAGATAATACTTCTCTTAAATAAAGAATTTAAAAACATACTAAAAACCTTTATAAAGTAAAGATCCTTTGAGAAAAATTCCCTTAATAATAGCAATATTATCTATAGTGATTGTAACCGCACAGGAGCAACAACAGGATGATACAACAACATACAAAAAAAGAGTATTAGAATCTGCAGAAGTAGATTTTTTGATGAGTTACTATACTCAGGATGGAGATAATGCTGCCGTTACAGGAGGTTTGGGTACAGAAGAGCTCACTGATCTTACCCCAACAATAGTAGTTTCTATCCCACTAAATGATGATGATATATTAACTATAGATGCGGGAATATCGGCATATTCATCGGCATCTTCTAGTAATGTTAATCCTTTTGATGGTAATGGTGCTGCCAATCCTTATGTAGCTTCTTCTGGAGCATCAAAAAAGGACGTGTTAACAACAATATCAGGAAGTTATAGTCATAGTAGTGATGATCGAAATAGTGTGTGGTCTGCCAATGTTGCGGTCGCAACCGAGTATGACTATTTTTCTGTAGGCTTTGGAGGTAGTTATTCAAGACTTTTTAATGAAAAAAATACAGAATTAAGCATAAAAGCCAATGTGTTTCTAGATACATGGAAAGCAATATATCCCTCAGAATTAAGGGATCAGCCTACATTTACGAAGTTTG
The sequence above is a segment of the Aquimarina spinulae genome. Coding sequences within it:
- a CDS encoding thioredoxin family protein, encoding MKKIIVVVFLIFSGINWVSAQEWLTNFEEAKRIAQENDKNIILVFAGSDWCAPCIKLEKQILNTEEFQGYAKKHYVLLKADFPRKKKNQLPEALQHQNNALAEKYNKSGGFPLVVVLDKNGKKMGAIGYKKVTPNTYLEMLSTMIK
- a CDS encoding FAD:protein FMN transferase, producing the protein MRFFFTLLFLATISSSFSQQIYKRTLKLMGSRFDITVVEKDKTTANQSIDIAVEEIQRIEKLISSWDKNSQTSLINNNAGINPVKVDAELFDLIFRAIQISKLTDGAFDISYASMDRIWKFDNSMKKMPSEEEIKASVARVGYKYIVLDKKKSTVFLTQKGMKIGFGAIGKGYAADKAKNLLISKGVKAGIINASGDMNTWGKQPDESEWKVAITNPLNKNNAFALLPVVEKAVVTSGNYEKYVILDGKRYSHIIDPRTGYPSTGIVSATVFAPKAELADALATSVFVMGIETGLNRINQLKGIECIIIDDQGNIYTSDHIKIDNK
- a CDS encoding DUF4266 domain-containing protein, with amino-acid sequence MNKLIPILLVLVLFLNSCVAVKEYEKVQINDPDMELALKKIDRFETNFQAYRESAAGANGGKTGGGCGCN